TCCTTTGATTTCGCGAGGGGAGAGGCGGAAATAGTACCACTCTTCCTGATTTTCGGTCAATTGAAAGATCACTTCGTCATCCATAGGATCTCCTCTTTTTTAAAATTCACCCGCGCCAATGCCATCAACTTCCCTATCAATCGACACAACGTCCTGGACTCTACAACTTCGACGAACTGTAATTGCCTCCGAATAATCTTCTGCATTTCTCGTTGGACGTCGTTCTTGACTTACCACTCAAATGTCCCGCATCTTTTGCAGGTTTTCCACAATGGATTCCGCCAACGCGGTCATGGCCTCCGTCCATTGGCCCGATCGTCCAAGGGCTCCGCCAGCTGACGCCGAAATGCAGAAACGGTAGGAAACAGTCCGTTGCTTGGACTCCCTTGATCGATGCTTGGGCCTCATTCGTCAGGGGTGCCATCTGAGGTGGGATTCGACGTATTGGAGTGTCATAGTCATGAGCTTTGGAATCTCCTGCCATTCGATGAATTATTCGATTATATTGGAAATGATACAATATTTGGGAGGATTTGGGGAGAAGTGAAAGAGGTTCAGGAAGACGAAAATGGAACAACGAGGAGGCAATAGTGATGATCAACATTAAATTGGGATAGAGAGGTGACGACTTTACTAACACAGGGCGTGGAAATGATGGAGGAAAGAGCCGTGCCTGATGTAGACGATCTGCCAACGAAAGGGCGCAAATTACAGACATGTATCCCTCTTCATTGACATTCGGGAATCGTGTGACATTCGAATCGGTTTTTGATGGCTATCAAGAGCAAAATCATCCCGACTCTTGGGATCTACATTAAAAATTTTGGGTTGCTGTCACCACACAGATGACGAACGGTTGGATGGAATCCCTGGGCCATTCGCGTTTTTACCCAAGGCCGATACGACAAAGTGAGCCGGACAGCCATGGTTGTTTGAGCGATGGAGCACTGGGAACTGGAAGATTATCGGAAGAGCTTGAGGCCGCAACGTGTCGGACTCGACGAACACGAGGATTTGCTGTAAGACTAGGTGGCATTATCCACGTACTTCCCCGTTGTGGCGCTCTTGAATTGAACACGGTATGGAGGGGAGAGACAATGGTTGGAATAGCTCAGAAGCTGCGTGATGTGGCTGGCGACTTAGTTGGGACGGCTTTAACCTCAGACTTGCCTTTTACAGCTACACATATGTTACAAGATGACATCTGGGAACGTGACATTCATGGCGAAATGAAACGCACAATGTCTATAACACCCAAGCCAATAGAAATTCCAAACTGGGATTTTTGGTTGGGGGAAAAAGGCCAAGAAGAGTGGCGTCGACATCCCCTCGCCACCGAAATCACCAACATCATAGAACGAGATTTGCGTCTTCGCAAGTTGGTGGCTCAAAGGCCGCCAGCACCTCCAGGGCTAGGGTTGATGCCGCCTTAAGAACCGACGGTACCACGTCAAGACTGGGTGTATCGTCGGCTGGTCAAGCCCTTGTTATCTCGCGCACTATTTCCCCCTAGACCTCGGGGAGAGGTGGATGTCGCAATGGTGGTACAGCGTGTGGATGAAACGTTTACTATATGGCTCCAGACGGAGGGTTGTTTACCGTCTTATGTCCTTGCGCCACTTTGGGGTCTTCATTTACCGGCTGAGCTTCGCCTTCAACTGGACACCGAGACCCTCGTGCGTCCTGTTACTCGAGAAGATGTTGAAGCGCTATTTAATCCACTTCCGAGTTTTCCGGTAGTCTCAATCTTGGTTCCCCTTGTTCCCCGAAATGAGTTAGTGCACATTCAGCACGTAATCGAATACCGTCCCCGTAACTGCAGTGACCCTACTGTAGACAGCTGTGACCGTGGCATACAACGAGTACTAATGGCATTTCGATGCATTTTCGGCGCGAAGATTACAAGTTCGTGGTTAGCGGTAATGAGTGACGTGCCAGTGCCCATGGTGGCGGGAAGAGTGGTCCACCCTCCATATCGTGGGCCTTATGGAAACAGTGGAAACGCAATGTGGGACAATGAACAGGAAGCGGATCTTCATAGGATTTATTCTGCACTGGGCCATCTCGAGCGTGATTCCCGGCTGCGGATAGCATTGCGATGGTACAACAAAGCTGCCGATCAATCGGAAGTAAAAGATAGGCTTCTTAGTGCCTGGATCGGGTTGGAGGCGTTGTATGGTGGAGGAGACAAAGGTGAAATTGTTCATAAATTAAGTTTGCGTGCAGCTTTTTACCTATCTAAGTATGCGACGGGTTTTCCTAATGTGAACGAGACCTTCCAAACACTTAAAAACTTGTATGAGTTTCGTTCGTCTGTCGTGCATGGCGATACTCGTCAAAAAAGAAATCAATTAGGTGATGCGGCTGACAGGGCCATGGAAATCCTTCGGTTAACGTTACGAGCAGCACTAATTAAAAAAGAGCAATTTCCTCCTGCAGACAAATTGGCGAACAAATTGGACGAAGACATACGAAATGCCCTAACAAAGGTTAACGATCTCTTGAAAGATTAGGCCAGGCTTCTTCGTTTCAAGCGGTGTACGATCATTTCGAACGCGGTATCGATTACGCTGTTCGGTTTTCACGTTTTGGTGGCCTTTGGCATGAGACGTTGCGGGTCGGCCCCTATACTGACACTCAGAGCAGGTGCGCATGGCGAAGAAATGGAGTTCCGCTCCATAGAATTGGTAGTTAGTGTCAGACATAAAAGGGTTGTTCCTGCAGGGGTTGACCCTGGCTCAGGGTCGCAATTTTTCCTCAAAATCAAAGTGTTGACATATCTGATAACATCTTTCCTCTCAGCGAAAAAATAATTTTTTTATTCTCACCACGTGCGGAGGGTAAGTTAGTGAGGGCATTAACGACGACTCACTGCGAAAAGTGAGTACTTCAGTGTGACACTTTTGAACGCTTTTTCTTTCGTCCCTGCTCTTCCATCCAGTGCTTGAGACGCAGGAACGCACCG
The Sulfobacillus thermosulfidooxidans DNA segment above includes these coding regions:
- a CDS encoding HEPN domain-containing protein, which produces MVVQRVDETFTIWLQTEGCLPSYVLAPLWGLHLPAELRLQLDTETLVRPVTREDVEALFNPLPSFPVVSILVPLVPRNELVHIQHVIEYRPRNCSDPTVDSCDRGIQRVLMAFRCIFGAKITSSWLAVMSDVPVPMVAGRVVHPPYRGPYGNSGNAMWDNEQEADLHRIYSALGHLERDSRLRIALRWYNKAADQSEVKDRLLSAWIGLEALYGGGDKGEIVHKLSLRAAFYLSKYATGFPNVNETFQTLKNLYEFRSSVVHGDTRQKRNQLGDAADRAMEILRLTLRAALIKKEQFPPADKLANKLDEDIRNALTKVNDLLKD